The genomic region TTTAGCGATGCCGACTTTAATGATTTTAAAAGCTATTTAAAATCAACAGATTTTACCTATAAAACCAATACTGAACAGGAATTAGAAGAATTGTTGATAACTGCACAATCTGAAGGTTTTCAGCAAGATATACTTGATAGTTATAAACAAATCTCCTTAGAAATCGATAAAAGTAAGGCTGAAGAATTGGATCATAAAAAAGATGAAATCAAGTCGGTTTTACAAGACCAGATTATTAAACACTATTTTTACCAGGAAGGTTTATATCAGAACCATGTAGCCAGCAGCCAGGAAATAAAAAAGGCCAGGGAAGTTTTAAACAACCCAGGCCAATATGCTAAGATTCTACAAAATTAAACACTATTTTTTCATGGCAATGTGCGGGATACCATCTTCCAGGTATCCTTCGCCTTCACTTTTAAAACCATGACTTTCATAGAACTTGATTAAATATTGCTGTGCGGAAAGTTTTATATGATCTGTATTAAACCGATCTTTAATCGCTTTTATGGATGTGGTCATAATTTGGTGACCATAACCATATTTTCGCTGCTCCTGTTTTACGACCACACGACCAATCGAAGCTTCTTCAAAATAAAAACCTTTATCAAAACAGCGGGTATAAGCAACCATTTCACCATT from Zunongwangia profunda SM-A87 harbors:
- a CDS encoding GNAT family N-acetyltransferase, with product MEISIKKFNQLSLSELYHILQLRAEVFVVEQDCVYQDIDGKDEKALHIIGKHNGEMVAYTRCFDKGFYFEEASIGRVVVKQEQRKYGYGHQIMTTSIKAIKDRFNTDHIKLSAQQYLIKFYESHGFKSEGEGYLEDGIPHIAMKK